One Idiomarina loihiensis L2TR genomic window carries:
- the fliJ gene encoding flagellar export protein FliJ: protein MAELAQLEMLLELEQRREDKAAQDFSQVQQQVQEQQMRLDGMSKYRLDYLNQLQHRGQSGIASIQVGQYHAFVGKLDEGVEQLHHDIIKLQQVLQQRKDRWLAQRRKRESIDFLIKEKRKREQIAEARKEQNNLDDFSSQRFIRARK, encoded by the coding sequence ATGGCTGAGTTGGCACAATTGGAAATGTTACTGGAGTTGGAACAGAGGCGCGAAGATAAAGCCGCACAGGATTTCTCTCAGGTACAGCAACAGGTCCAGGAGCAACAGATGCGCCTGGACGGTATGTCAAAATATCGACTCGACTACTTAAATCAGTTGCAGCATCGCGGGCAAAGCGGGATTGCCTCAATTCAGGTAGGGCAGTATCACGCATTTGTCGGTAAATTAGATGAAGGTGTTGAACAGTTGCATCACGATATTATTAAGTTGCAGCAAGTGTTACAACAGCGCAAAGATCGTTGGCTGGCGCAGCGTCGCAAGCGCGAGTCGATAGATTTTTTAATAAAAGAAAAGCGCAAGCGTGAGCAAATAGCAGAAGCCAGAAAAGAACAAAATAATCTGGACGATTTTAGCAGCCAGCGTTTTATTCGCGCCAGAAAATAG
- the fliI gene encoding flagellar protein export ATPase FliI — MSASEQLVKQLRKKRERIQKPSVAVSGYLTRVVGLMFEAVGCRAPVGSSVAVEADSGDIEAEVVGFEGNISYLMPTEDAHGVIPGARVRPLNRKNQLPLGMELLGRVIDARGEPLDDKGPIFSDGKTYRSKPMNPLNRRQVKQPLDVGVTAINACLTVGQGQRMGLFAGSGVGKSVLLGMMTRGTTADVIVVGLIGERGREVKEFIEEILGEEGREKAVVIAAPADQSPLIRLRGCETASQVAEYFRDQGLNVLLLMDSLTRYAMAQREIALAVGEPPATKGYPPSVFAKLPALVERAGNGGDGQGSVTAFYTVLTEGDDLQDPIADSARAILDGHIVLNRELADSGHYPAIDIEASISRVMPQVVSEEHMQQAIKVRQWYSSYRRNRDLISIGAYTRGSDPAIDQAIAMQPRVSMFLQQKMREVVNYDESLLLLNQLVNPKQKQSAGM, encoded by the coding sequence ATGAGCGCTTCTGAGCAGTTAGTGAAACAACTACGCAAAAAACGTGAGCGTATCCAAAAGCCATCAGTGGCTGTGTCGGGCTATCTTACCCGCGTGGTTGGTTTAATGTTTGAGGCTGTTGGCTGTCGTGCTCCTGTGGGGTCAAGCGTAGCGGTTGAGGCTGACAGTGGTGATATTGAAGCCGAAGTGGTGGGGTTTGAAGGCAACATCAGTTACTTAATGCCCACCGAAGACGCTCATGGCGTTATTCCCGGAGCCAGAGTTCGTCCACTAAACCGCAAGAATCAATTGCCGCTGGGTATGGAGCTGCTGGGTCGTGTTATTGATGCTCGTGGCGAGCCCCTTGATGATAAAGGCCCCATTTTTTCTGACGGAAAAACCTACCGAAGCAAACCCATGAACCCACTGAACCGACGTCAGGTGAAGCAGCCGCTGGATGTTGGAGTAACGGCTATTAATGCCTGCTTAACCGTGGGGCAGGGGCAGCGAATGGGGCTGTTTGCCGGTAGTGGCGTGGGTAAAAGTGTGCTGTTGGGCATGATGACTCGCGGTACCACGGCGGATGTGATTGTAGTTGGCCTGATAGGCGAACGTGGCCGGGAAGTAAAAGAGTTTATAGAAGAAATCCTCGGTGAGGAAGGCCGTGAAAAAGCGGTTGTAATAGCAGCGCCGGCAGACCAGTCGCCGCTTATTCGTTTACGTGGTTGTGAAACGGCCTCTCAGGTTGCCGAATATTTTCGTGACCAGGGTCTGAATGTGTTGCTGTTAATGGATTCACTGACTCGTTACGCCATGGCGCAACGGGAAATTGCCCTTGCTGTGGGTGAACCACCGGCAACCAAAGGTTATCCGCCTTCTGTTTTTGCTAAGTTGCCAGCATTGGTCGAAAGAGCCGGTAATGGCGGCGACGGACAAGGTTCTGTGACCGCGTTTTATACGGTTCTGACCGAGGGCGACGATTTGCAGGATCCTATTGCGGACTCCGCGAGAGCAATACTGGACGGACATATTGTACTGAACCGGGAACTGGCCGACAGCGGTCATTATCCGGCAATTGATATTGAAGCTTCTATTAGCCGGGTTATGCCACAGGTTGTTTCGGAAGAGCATATGCAACAGGCGATTAAAGTTAGACAGTGGTACTCAAGTTACCGTCGCAATCGCGACTTGATTTCCATTGGCGCATACACCCGCGGAAGTGACCCGGCTATCGATCAGGCTATTGCAATGCAGCCGCGAGTAAGTATGTTTTTGCAACAGAAAATGCGGGAAGTTGTGAACTATGATGAAAGCTTGTTGCTGCTTAATCAGCTAGTCAATCCGAAGCAGAAACAGTCAGCGGGCATGTAA
- the fliH gene encoding flagellar assembly protein FliH: protein MTDDKDATQLWDLPDMTSEELKQGSQVNALNKPRRWQYEPPEADNEQEEELKPLTAEQLEEIRQAAREEGHKEGFDEGRNEGLKKGYDEGYEAGKKDGFEAGEQQGVEAGKEAMQEQQQQLRVLLQSLSHPNERITEAVQDELIDMVTELTRVICLDFAANSKELIVKAVREAIAVLPVTDQRVIIHLNEEDLAILQSTFSEDELKEKGWLLNKDDLLERGGCRVTTESSTIDYTLTSRMEDVFSKLKG from the coding sequence ATGACGGATGATAAAGACGCAACCCAGCTTTGGGATTTACCTGACATGACCTCGGAAGAGCTTAAGCAGGGCTCTCAGGTAAATGCGTTAAACAAACCCCGGCGCTGGCAATATGAGCCGCCGGAAGCGGACAACGAACAGGAAGAAGAGCTTAAGCCTCTGACCGCAGAACAATTGGAAGAAATTCGCCAGGCCGCACGCGAAGAAGGCCATAAAGAAGGTTTTGACGAAGGCCGCAATGAAGGCCTTAAGAAAGGCTATGACGAAGGTTACGAAGCTGGTAAAAAAGACGGTTTTGAAGCCGGTGAACAGCAGGGTGTTGAAGCTGGTAAAGAAGCCATGCAGGAGCAACAGCAGCAGTTAAGAGTTTTGCTGCAGAGTTTGTCTCATCCGAATGAACGTATTACCGAAGCGGTTCAGGACGAGTTGATTGATATGGTCACTGAGCTGACGCGGGTCATCTGTCTGGATTTCGCTGCTAATTCAAAAGAACTCATCGTAAAAGCCGTGCGCGAAGCTATTGCGGTCTTACCGGTTACTGATCAGCGAGTCATTATTCATCTGAATGAAGAAGACTTAGCTATTTTGCAAAGTACATTCAGCGAAGACGAACTGAAAGAAAAAGGCTGGCTGCTTAATAAAGACGATTTACTGGAACGCGGCGGTTGCCGGGTTACTACAGAAAGCTCCACCATAGATTACACCCTGACCAGCCGTATGGAAGATGTGTTCTCCAAATTAAAAGGTTAA
- the fliG gene encoding flagellar motor switch protein FliG codes for MPDQDTRTKRGKVEFDVDTLEGVEKAAILLLSLSEEDAAQILKHLEPKQVQKVGMAMASLEDFNQDKVNAVHHLFLEDIQKFTNIGFKSEEFVRKALTSALGEDKAGNLIEQIVMGGGSKGLDSLKWMDSKQVATIIRNEHPQIQTIVLSYLDPEQSAEIMAQFPDKVRLDLMMRIANLEEVQPAALQELNEIMEKQFAGQAGAQAAKMGGLKAAANIMNYLDTNIEGQLMDSIREQDEEMSQSIQDLMFVFENLVEVDDRGIQALLREVEGETLQKAMKGADDAVQEKIFKNMSKRAGDMLRDDLEAMGPIRISDVEAAQKDILAAARRLADAGEIMLGGGGGDEFL; via the coding sequence ATGCCTGATCAAGATACTAGAACCAAACGCGGTAAGGTTGAGTTTGATGTCGACACTTTAGAAGGTGTTGAGAAAGCGGCTATTTTACTGCTTAGCTTATCGGAAGAAGATGCGGCTCAGATTCTGAAACATCTGGAACCTAAACAGGTGCAGAAAGTGGGTATGGCAATGGCGAGCCTGGAAGATTTTAACCAGGACAAAGTAAACGCTGTGCACCATTTATTCCTGGAAGACATTCAGAAGTTCACCAATATTGGCTTCAAGAGTGAGGAGTTTGTGCGCAAGGCACTGACCTCCGCACTAGGTGAGGACAAAGCCGGTAACCTGATTGAACAGATTGTCATGGGCGGCGGTTCGAAAGGTCTTGATTCACTGAAGTGGATGGACTCTAAACAGGTAGCCACTATTATCCGTAACGAACACCCGCAGATTCAGACCATTGTCCTGTCTTACCTTGACCCCGAGCAAAGTGCAGAAATTATGGCGCAGTTCCCGGACAAAGTACGTCTGGACTTAATGATGCGAATAGCCAACTTAGAAGAAGTTCAGCCAGCAGCCTTGCAAGAACTGAACGAAATTATGGAAAAACAATTTGCAGGTCAGGCTGGTGCTCAGGCGGCGAAGATGGGCGGCCTGAAAGCGGCAGCCAATATCATGAACTATCTGGATACCAACATCGAAGGTCAGTTGATGGACTCTATCCGCGAGCAGGACGAAGAGATGAGTCAGAGTATTCAGGACCTGATGTTTGTGTTCGAAAACCTGGTGGAAGTCGACGACCGTGGTATTCAGGCCTTGCTGCGTGAAGTGGAAGGTGAAACTTTGCAAAAAGCGATGAAAGGTGCGGACGACGCGGTTCAGGAGAAAATATTCAAGAACATGTCGAAACGTGCCGGCGATATGCTGCGTGATGACCTTGAAGCTATGGGGCCGATTCGTATTAGCGATGTAGAGGCCGCACAGAAAGATATTCTGGCAGCGGCGCGCCGTTTAGCTGACGCAGGTGAAATTATGCTTGGCGGCGGTGGCGGTGACGAATTCCTATAA
- the fliF gene encoding flagellar basal-body MS-ring/collar protein FliF has translation MVQDTDLPDSNNSGNEDSGEKTGIMTMLGNFDMLRQVIVVLALAICVAIAVFIMLWAQESTYRPLGQLETEELISTLDYMDANGIEYQVEGNTVSVPEENYDAIKLQLTRAGVDYGNSTNNGSEILMSEPGFGVSQRLERERLIHSREVQLARAIEEIKKVSAARVLLAVPKENVFARREKEPKASVMLNVRGGTSLSEEEVASIVDMVASSVTGLNTESVTVTDQAGRLLNSGSQSALAAKSSREYQIEQKREEAYLEKIDSILIPVLGYDNYTAQVDVTMDFTQREETQRQFNPDMPAIRSEMTVENRSMGSAIGGIPGALTNQPPLDSDIPEEAGDGTAGGGATGSTHREATRNYELDNSVTYTRNQTGTIKRLSVSVAVNHEAITNEAGEGETQARSAEEIANIRRLLQGGLGFDINRGDSIEVVSVPFAQLPDLGAGETPVWEEPWFWRAFRLVMGALVIMVLILAVVRPMLKKLMNPESGVEDDADAFSDEESMGDETIDLLSSQFDESAVGFGADGSLQLPDLHKDEDLLKAVRALVANEPELSSQVVKAWLNEDA, from the coding sequence ATGGTACAAGATACTGACTTACCGGATAGCAACAATTCTGGTAATGAAGACAGTGGTGAGAAAACCGGCATCATGACGATGCTGGGCAACTTTGACATGCTGCGTCAGGTCATTGTCGTGCTAGCGTTAGCTATCTGCGTTGCTATCGCTGTTTTTATTATGCTGTGGGCGCAGGAGTCAACTTATCGTCCATTAGGTCAGTTAGAAACGGAGGAGTTGATCAGCACCCTCGACTACATGGATGCAAATGGCATTGAATACCAGGTGGAAGGCAATACGGTTTCAGTACCTGAAGAAAACTACGATGCTATTAAGTTGCAACTGACCCGCGCTGGTGTTGATTACGGTAATTCGACCAATAACGGCTCTGAAATTTTAATGAGCGAACCGGGTTTCGGCGTTAGTCAGCGACTAGAACGTGAGCGCCTCATTCATTCCCGTGAAGTTCAGTTAGCGCGCGCTATTGAAGAAATCAAAAAAGTGTCTGCTGCCCGAGTATTGCTTGCCGTACCTAAAGAAAATGTTTTCGCCCGTCGCGAAAAAGAACCCAAAGCGTCGGTTATGCTGAATGTTCGTGGTGGTACCTCGCTCAGTGAAGAAGAAGTCGCGTCAATTGTGGATATGGTCGCGTCATCCGTTACCGGTCTGAACACCGAGAGCGTAACCGTAACTGACCAGGCTGGCCGCCTGCTCAACTCTGGTTCACAAAGTGCGTTGGCAGCGAAAAGTTCGCGCGAATACCAAATTGAACAAAAACGTGAAGAAGCCTACTTAGAAAAAATAGACAGTATTTTGATTCCTGTGCTGGGCTATGACAACTATACCGCACAAGTTGACGTGACTATGGACTTTACTCAGCGTGAAGAAACTCAGCGGCAGTTTAATCCTGATATGCCAGCCATTCGCAGTGAAATGACAGTTGAAAACCGCTCGATGGGTAGTGCAATTGGCGGTATTCCTGGCGCGTTAACAAATCAACCCCCACTGGATTCAGACATTCCTGAAGAAGCTGGAGATGGCACTGCCGGTGGCGGTGCTACGGGCAGTACTCACCGTGAAGCAACCCGTAATTATGAGCTTGATAATTCAGTCACTTATACCCGGAACCAAACCGGTACCATTAAGCGTTTGAGTGTTTCTGTTGCGGTTAACCATGAAGCAATAACAAATGAAGCGGGCGAAGGCGAAACGCAAGCGCGTAGCGCTGAAGAAATCGCAAATATTCGCCGTTTGCTGCAAGGTGGTTTAGGTTTTGATATTAATCGTGGTGACAGTATTGAAGTGGTGTCAGTACCGTTCGCGCAGTTGCCTGACTTAGGTGCCGGTGAGACGCCAGTGTGGGAAGAACCATGGTTCTGGCGGGCTTTCCGTCTGGTGATGGGCGCACTGGTTATTATGGTATTGATTCTGGCGGTGGTTCGTCCAATGCTGAAGAAACTGATGAATCCGGAATCGGGTGTGGAAGATGATGCCGATGCGTTTTCCGATGAGGAATCGATGGGCGATGAAACCATTGATCTGTTATCCTCACAGTTTGATGAGAGTGCAGTTGGGTTTGGGGCTGATGGTAGCCTGCAACTACCGGACTTGCATAAAGATGAAGACTTGTTAAAAGCGGTTCGCGCGTTGGTTGCCAACGAGCCTGAGCTGTCCTCACAAGTGGTTAAAGCGTGGTTGAACGAAGATGCCTGA
- the fliE gene encoding flagellar hook-basal body complex protein FliE has protein sequence MKVEANALYQQLQSMATQASQRDQPTNVNALQGNTAQADFSNMLKNALDNVNELQQTSGDLKTRMELGDPNVTLEQTMIASQKSSIAFEATVQVRNKVVEAYKEIMSMPV, from the coding sequence ATGAAAGTGGAAGCAAACGCACTTTACCAACAGTTACAGTCTATGGCTACGCAGGCTTCCCAGCGTGATCAGCCTACGAATGTGAACGCCCTGCAAGGCAATACCGCTCAGGCTGATTTTTCCAATATGCTGAAAAATGCATTGGATAACGTCAACGAACTGCAGCAAACCTCAGGTGATTTAAAAACTCGCATGGAACTCGGTGACCCGAATGTCACGCTGGAGCAAACCATGATAGCCAGTCAGAAGTCGAGCATAGCGTTTGAGGCAACAGTTCAGGTGCGCAACAAAGTGGTTGAAGCGTACAAAGAAATAATGTCAATGCCGGTATAA
- a CDS encoding sigma-54-dependent transcriptional regulator, with translation MVERQVLVVEDDVSLREAIIDTLELADCQCLEAANGEEALLILKKESVALVISDVQMPGIDGLQLLRSMNNQQYDIPVIMMTAFAKVDDAVVAMREGAVDYLTKPFSIEKLQTLVQRYLPDGAINDIEPVAEEDSSQAVLAMARKVAASEASVMVTGPSGTGKEVLARYIHQHSDRSDGPFIAINCAAIPENMLESMLFGYEKGAFTGANQSSPGKFELAQGGTLLLDEVTEMAMHLQAKLLRVIQERQVERLGSRKTIQLDVRLIATSNRDLQQAVREGLLREDLMYRLNVFPLHWKSLRERPADIVPLAENLLQRHKQRSGIKTPVNFSAAAEQQLMRYSWPGNVRELENVVQRALVLHRDGEIQPQDLMLELNDIAETVSVFPEQVDTPEEKSENLDESLFHQEYQIIKEALQRHQGKRQPVADELGISPRTLRYKLAKIREQGLTLTGS, from the coding sequence ATGGTTGAGCGACAGGTATTGGTTGTTGAAGATGACGTATCGCTGCGTGAAGCAATTATCGATACACTGGAACTGGCTGACTGTCAGTGCCTTGAAGCAGCCAACGGCGAAGAAGCTTTGCTTATTTTGAAAAAGGAATCGGTGGCACTGGTTATCAGTGATGTGCAAATGCCGGGAATTGATGGCTTACAACTTCTGCGCAGCATGAATAATCAGCAATACGATATTCCGGTTATTATGATGACGGCCTTTGCCAAGGTGGATGACGCAGTTGTTGCTATGCGCGAAGGCGCCGTCGATTATCTGACTAAGCCGTTCTCAATTGAAAAGCTACAAACACTGGTTCAGCGTTATCTGCCTGATGGCGCAATTAACGATATTGAACCGGTAGCAGAAGAAGATTCCAGCCAGGCAGTACTGGCTATGGCACGAAAAGTCGCGGCCAGTGAAGCGAGCGTTATGGTCACCGGACCAAGTGGCACCGGTAAAGAAGTGCTGGCGCGTTATATTCACCAGCATTCTGACCGTTCAGACGGGCCTTTTATTGCAATTAACTGCGCAGCTATACCGGAAAACATGCTGGAATCGATGTTGTTTGGTTATGAGAAAGGCGCCTTTACCGGCGCCAATCAGTCATCGCCAGGGAAGTTTGAGCTGGCGCAGGGCGGTACTCTGTTGCTGGATGAAGTTACTGAAATGGCCATGCACTTACAGGCTAAGCTGTTAAGGGTGATTCAGGAGCGTCAGGTCGAACGTTTGGGGTCACGTAAAACCATACAGTTGGATGTCCGATTAATAGCAACTTCTAACCGAGATTTACAGCAAGCGGTGCGCGAAGGGTTATTACGTGAAGATTTAATGTACCGGCTAAACGTGTTTCCACTGCACTGGAAGTCTTTACGTGAACGGCCTGCGGACATTGTTCCTCTGGCAGAGAACTTATTGCAGCGACATAAACAGCGCTCTGGTATTAAAACGCCTGTGAATTTTTCCGCTGCAGCAGAGCAGCAGTTAATGCGTTATTCCTGGCCGGGTAATGTCCGCGAGCTGGAAAATGTGGTGCAAAGAGCTCTGGTTCTGCATCGCGATGGAGAGATTCAGCCGCAGGATCTTATGCTGGAACTGAACGACATTGCGGAAACCGTTAGCGTGTTTCCAGAGCAAGTGGATACGCCCGAAGAGAAGTCAGAAAACCTCGATGAGTCACTTTTCCATCAGGAATACCAAATTATCAAAGAGGCGCTGCAACGGCATCAGGGAAAACGTCAACCGGTCGCCGATGAACTTGGGATTAGTCCACGCACGTTGCGCTACAAGCTTGCGAAAATTCGGGAACAGGGGTTGACTCTGACCGGCTCATAA
- a CDS encoding sensor histidine kinase, producing the protein MATYHQIIDAMPNAVILLDSHGVVDYCNDNATSLLGHPLKKFLWRELVSELFAPKADDWHEVSLRNGRRVRLDTSVVNEKPGQLIVLTDLTETRRLQNRISHLQRLSSMGKMVASLAHQIRTPLSAAILYAQNLKQGKISAAKQQRFSDKLLSRLHSLEQQVNDMLLFAKSGEQPMLEELSTNSLIQQVLMNTESYAEQHQVKINCNDPNLGVVLRANQTALVGAIQNLVNNAVDASQPGQEVLLKTDVDGGSWKVSVIDSGCGIPAEKQDSVFTPFFTEKSNGTGLGLAVVQTVIKAHNGLIDWESQPDKGCRFTLSLPVYEWSENKMKEVRYG; encoded by the coding sequence ATGGCCACCTACCATCAAATTATTGATGCCATGCCTAACGCTGTTATTTTACTGGACAGTCATGGGGTCGTGGATTATTGCAATGACAATGCCACGAGCCTTTTAGGACACCCTCTGAAAAAGTTTTTATGGCGGGAACTGGTTAGTGAACTGTTTGCTCCCAAAGCGGATGACTGGCACGAAGTGTCTCTGCGTAACGGGCGCCGGGTTCGTTTAGATACTTCGGTTGTGAACGAAAAACCGGGACAGCTTATTGTCCTGACAGACTTAACTGAGACCAGGCGTCTGCAAAATCGTATCAGTCATTTACAGCGCTTGTCTTCGATGGGAAAAATGGTGGCTTCGCTGGCACATCAGATAAGAACGCCACTCTCTGCCGCTATCCTTTATGCGCAAAACCTAAAGCAGGGCAAGATTTCAGCGGCTAAACAACAGCGTTTCTCCGACAAACTACTTTCCCGCCTGCATTCGCTGGAACAGCAGGTCAATGACATGCTGTTGTTTGCCAAAAGTGGTGAGCAACCCATGCTGGAAGAACTCAGTACCAATAGCTTGATCCAGCAGGTGTTAATGAATACAGAGAGTTATGCCGAGCAGCATCAGGTGAAAATTAATTGTAATGATCCAAACTTGGGTGTGGTGTTGCGAGCCAATCAGACCGCATTAGTTGGGGCAATACAGAATTTGGTTAACAACGCAGTTGATGCTAGCCAGCCCGGACAGGAAGTGTTGTTGAAAACCGATGTTGATGGCGGTAGCTGGAAAGTTTCTGTTATCGATTCCGGCTGCGGCATTCCGGCCGAAAAGCAAGACAGTGTATTCACCCCATTTTTTACTGAAAAGTCTAATGGAACCGGCTTAGGTCTGGCGGTTGTCCAAACCGTGATAAAAGCGCATAACGGCTTAATTGACTGGGAGAGTCAACCAGATAAAGGCTGCCGCTTTACCTTATCACTGCCGGTGTATGAATGGTCAGAGAATAAAATGAAAGAGGTACGTTATGGTTGA
- a CDS encoding sigma-54 dependent transcriptional regulator — MTKTRIVYLVEQQPERRQHFETVLTFIGETVEVISPSDTLKLCAADALCVIAGNGIENLHKLAGDAPHLPFICATDDQSNALQKANVIGPLEKSFDYSSLSNMLHYCQAYHQQMPAKAARKRHPGGGKLEQTLVGNGRTMKHVRQLIEQVAVTDANVLILGESGTGKEVVARGIHDLSGRSNGPFVPVNCGAIPGDLLESELFGHEKGAFTGAIGARKGRFELAQGGTLFLDEIGDMPLPMQVKLLRVLQERTFERVGGSKSIIADVRVVAATHRELEQMIIDGKFREDLYYRLNVFPIEVPALRERQEDVPLLLQELTQRFKKERGVGVRFTERALESLSYHRWPGNVRELTNLIERLTIMHPDSLVDVPDLPPKYQHVEHDAPTPDYPEEMLEREALSAIFSESEEELDDETNSAIDSELPDDGVNLKDMLTEIETGMIAQALAKSDWVVAKAADLLSMRRTTLVEKMKKYGIQKD; from the coding sequence ATGACAAAAACAAGAATAGTCTACCTGGTTGAACAGCAGCCAGAGCGTCGTCAGCATTTTGAAACGGTATTAACCTTTATTGGTGAAACCGTTGAAGTCATATCTCCTTCAGACACTCTAAAGCTTTGTGCTGCCGATGCGCTCTGTGTGATTGCCGGTAATGGTATCGAGAATCTGCATAAATTAGCCGGCGATGCGCCGCACCTGCCTTTTATTTGTGCTACTGACGACCAGAGTAACGCTTTACAGAAAGCGAATGTCATAGGTCCTCTGGAAAAGTCTTTCGATTACTCCAGCTTGTCGAACATGCTGCATTACTGTCAGGCTTACCACCAGCAAATGCCGGCTAAAGCGGCAAGAAAGCGGCATCCGGGCGGTGGTAAACTGGAGCAAACCTTAGTTGGTAACGGCCGTACAATGAAACATGTACGTCAGCTGATAGAGCAGGTAGCTGTGACCGACGCGAATGTCCTGATTCTGGGTGAATCCGGAACGGGTAAAGAAGTTGTGGCCCGCGGTATTCATGATTTGTCAGGTCGCAGTAATGGACCCTTTGTGCCGGTAAATTGCGGTGCAATTCCGGGCGACTTGTTAGAAAGTGAGTTGTTCGGGCATGAAAAAGGCGCTTTTACCGGTGCCATAGGTGCGCGCAAAGGTCGTTTTGAACTGGCTCAGGGTGGCACCTTGTTTCTGGATGAAATAGGCGATATGCCATTGCCCATGCAGGTAAAACTGTTGCGAGTTTTACAAGAGCGCACCTTCGAACGCGTGGGGGGTAGTAAAAGTATTATTGCCGATGTACGAGTGGTGGCGGCGACTCACCGCGAGCTGGAACAGATGATCATTGACGGCAAATTCCGTGAAGATTTGTATTACCGTTTAAACGTTTTCCCTATTGAAGTTCCGGCTCTGCGCGAACGTCAGGAAGACGTGCCTTTGCTGCTGCAGGAACTGACCCAGCGTTTTAAAAAAGAACGGGGCGTTGGGGTGCGTTTTACTGAGCGAGCTTTAGAGTCGTTGTCTTATCATCGCTGGCCGGGCAATGTAAGAGAGTTGACTAACCTGATAGAACGTTTGACCATTATGCACCCCGACAGCCTGGTTGACGTGCCCGATTTACCGCCTAAGTATCAGCATGTGGAGCACGATGCACCAACCCCGGATTACCCTGAAGAAATGCTGGAGCGTGAGGCGCTGAGTGCGATTTTCAGCGAGTCAGAGGAAGAACTTGATGACGAGACGAATAGTGCTATTGACTCTGAATTGCCCGATGACGGCGTTAATCTGAAAGATATGCTAACCGAAATAGAAACGGGGATGATAGCTCAGGCATTAGCCAAATCTGACTGGGTCGTTGCTAAAGCGGCCGATTTACTCAGTATGCGCCGCACAACCTTAGTTGAGAAAATGAAAAAGTACGGTATCCAGAAAGATTAA
- a CDS encoding DUF1285 domain-containing protein: MSLNRLISELEKHQHAPTELWDPPYCGEIPIHIASNGDWFYQGSQIKRSALVKLFASVLVVEDGEYFLVTPAEKVKITVEDTPFVIVDWRQLEENGQQLLLLTTNIGDTLVLSSEHALTMKNGVPYIVMQRGLTARVHRNVFYQWVSHAESRTVDGQEQWYLSSAGETFVLGNVK, translated from the coding sequence ATGTCACTTAACCGATTGATTTCTGAACTAGAAAAACATCAACATGCACCAACCGAGTTGTGGGATCCGCCGTATTGTGGTGAGATCCCTATTCATATTGCCTCAAATGGCGACTGGTTTTATCAGGGGAGCCAGATAAAGCGCTCCGCATTGGTAAAATTATTTGCGTCTGTTTTAGTGGTTGAAGACGGTGAGTATTTTTTAGTAACACCTGCCGAAAAAGTTAAGATTACGGTTGAAGATACGCCCTTTGTTATCGTTGACTGGCGTCAATTAGAAGAGAATGGTCAGCAATTATTACTGTTAACCACCAACATCGGTGATACTCTGGTATTAAGCTCTGAACATGCGCTCACAATGAAAAACGGTGTGCCCTACATTGTGATGCAAAGAGGATTGACAGCGAGAGTACATCGCAATGTATTCTATCAGTGGGTTTCACACGCAGAGTCGCGGACTGTCGATGGACAAGAACAGTGGTATCTGTCCAGTGCAGGTGAAACGTTTGTGTTAGGAAATGTGAAATAG
- a CDS encoding LuxR C-terminal-related transcriptional regulator has product MKVLIIDPQFFMRAGLIQILTNYANQPSIYEAESFEIAENYLSADDYDLIFLEMDLPDAEIRPALQRLKKVAPRTHIVLFTRPRSISEVRQVLAAGVRSYLPKDSSAEQAKLAIRALLNGDRHIPDDPHLNEPRDKSSGAESFLSPRQLEIMQLLAQGLSNKEIANILGITEGTIRVHLSAIFKAIKVSNRTEATLWYLLRQKKLVD; this is encoded by the coding sequence ATGAAAGTTCTAATTATTGACCCGCAGTTTTTTATGCGTGCTGGTCTTATACAAATTCTCACAAACTATGCGAATCAGCCTTCGATATACGAAGCTGAGTCGTTCGAAATTGCTGAGAACTATTTATCAGCCGATGATTATGATTTGATTTTTTTAGAAATGGATTTACCGGATGCCGAAATTCGACCTGCGCTGCAACGTCTGAAAAAAGTGGCTCCACGTACGCACATTGTGCTGTTTACGCGCCCGCGCTCAATTTCGGAAGTTCGCCAGGTACTGGCTGCCGGAGTGCGTAGCTACTTGCCAAAAGACAGTTCGGCTGAACAGGCTAAACTGGCAATTCGGGCTTTGCTGAATGGCGACCGTCACATTCCTGATGACCCTCATTTGAATGAACCAAGAGACAAGTCCAGTGGAGCCGAGAGCTTTTTGTCACCGCGTCAGCTGGAAATAATGCAACTGCTGGCTCAGGGCCTTTCAAATAAAGAAATTGCAAACATTCTGGGCATTACTGAAGGCACTATTCGTGTGCATTTATCGGCAATATTCAAAGCCATTAAAGTATCGAATCGTACTGAAGCGACGCTTTGGTATCTACTGAGACAGAAAAAGTTGGTCGACTAA